A single region of the Eremothecium gossypii ATCC 10895 chromosome V, complete sequence genome encodes:
- a CDS encoding Hsp20/alpha crystallin family protein (NOHBY529; Weak homolog in Saccharomyces cerevisiae YBR072C (HSP26)), whose product MSSYPIFIGSELLGDARAALHAGMCARRLHKSPRTRKGKVSKTPPKVFCVKPPIDIVERDGTYLAHIANPGVANQDDIKVEYHEDRNTVIISGSLPVMAGQRQGDKCHIKELPSGNFCREIDFPEHEAIDASKISLDYEHGILSISIPKLPVRRAATVQKIKIRG is encoded by the coding sequence ATGAGCTCTTACCCCATATTCATAGGATCTGAACTTCTCGGcgacgcgcgcgccgcgctTCACGCAGGTATGTGCGCTCGGCGGCTGCATAAATCCCCTCGTACGAGAAAGGGCAAGGTCTCCAAGACGCCGCCGAAGGTTTTCTGTGTGAAGCCTCCGATTGACATCGTTGAACGCGACGGAACCTACCTGGCGCACATCGCCAATCCAGGTGTGGCTAACCAGGACGATATTAAGGTCGAGTACCATGAAGACCGCAACACTGTGATTATCTCAGGCAGCCTGCCTGTGATGGCAGGCCAGCGTCAAGGCGATAAGTGCCATATCAAGGAACTACCATCCGGCAACTTCTGCCGTGAAATCGACTTTCCAGAACACGAGGCGATCGATGCCTCCAAAATCAGCCTAGACTACGAGCACGGTATCTTGAGCATATCGATACCCAAGCTGCCGGTTCGACGGGCGGCCACTGTGCAGAAGATAAAAATTAGGGGTTAG
- a CDS encoding uncharacterized protein (Syntenic homolog of Saccharomyces cerevisiae YDR262W), producing MRLKTILLGFCAFHVARSKMVVNLINMIDEQTGEQRKVVPLELERFFPLDFDEILLRDTMQRNAAMEEEDYRELGKRDIEVAFQNTGVTLDDRLQSLPAISLFGRYVRDIDGMSEALADGDRHIMVFAPTNDAITAMPKKPWEYPRNIDKLEQAGASASEIHDAIQANVRRFVLTHVVSDIDLSKVGREDGSAVLTSDLHPKSMQGDILLRKDGDRYTVSSKTGRDLAVEEVHTASNGIVLVIDSSLDAE from the coding sequence ATGCGGCTTAAAACTATCCTCTTAGGTTTCTGTGCGTTCCATGTAGCGCGCAGCAAGATGGTAGTGAACTTAATCAATATGATCGATGAACAGACTGGAGAACAGAGAAAGGTGGTGCCCCTCGAACTCGAACGGTTTTTCCCGCTCGATTTTGATGAGATATTACTCCGGGATACGATGCAGAGGAACGCAGCTATGGAAGAGGAGGACTACAGGGAGCTGGGGAAAAGAGATATTGAGGTGGCGTTCCAGAACACCGGCGTGACGCTGGATGACAGGCTCCAGTCGTTGCCGGCCATATCGCTCTTCGGGAGGTATGTACGGGATATCGACGGGATGTCGGAAGCGCTTGCGGACGGGGACAGGCACATCATGGTGTTTGCGCCGACAAATGACGCCATTACGGCGATGCCCAAGAAGCCGTGGGAGTATCCACGGAACATCGACAAGTTGGAGCAGGCAGGCGCGTCTGCGAGCGAAATCCACGACGCCATCCAGGCGAATGTGAGACGCTTTGTGCTAACCCACGTGGTTTCCGACATCGACCTCTCTAAGGTGGGTCGGGAAGATGGCTCAGCCGTGTTGACAAGCGACCTTCATCCAAAGAGCATGCAGGGGGATATTCTATTGCGCAAGGATGGCGACAGGTATACAGTATCGTCGAAGACGGGGCGGGACCTTGCCGTTGAGGAGGTACACACGGCATCTAACGGTATAGTATTGGTTATCGACTCCAGCTTGGATGCGGA